The proteins below come from a single Ictidomys tridecemlineatus isolate mIctTri1 chromosome 8, mIctTri1.hap1, whole genome shotgun sequence genomic window:
- the Psmb9 gene encoding proteasome subunit beta type-9 isoform X1, translated as MLRAGAPTGDFSRTGEVHTGTTIMAVEFDGGVVVGSDSRVSAGEAVVNRVFDKLSPLHHRIYCALSGSAADAQAIADMAAYQLELHGLELEEPPLVLAAANVIRNITYKYKEDLSAHLMVAGWDQREGGQVYGTLGGMLTRQPFAIGGSGSTYIYGYVDAAYKPGMTPEECRRFTTDAITLAMNRDGSSGGVIYLVTITAAGVDHRVILGNELPKFYDE; from the exons ATGCTGCGGGCTGGAGCACCTACCGGGGACTTCTCCCGGACCGGAGAAGTCCACACTGGG ACAACCATCATGGCAGTGGAGTTTGATGGGGGTGTCGTGGTGGGTTCTGATTCCCGGGTGTCTGCAGG AGAGGCAGTGGTCAACCGGGTGTTTGACAAGCTGTCCCCTCTACACCATCGTATCTACTGTGCCCTCTCTGGTTCAGCCGCTGATGCCCAAGCCATTGCGGACATGGCCGCCTACCAGCTGGAGTTGCATGG GTTGGAACTGGAAGAACCTCCACTGGTTCTGGCTGCTGCAAATGTGATAAGGAATATCACCTACAAATATAAGGAAGACTTGTCGGCACACCTCATGGTAGCTGGCTGGGACCAACGTGAAGGGGGCCAG GTATATGGAACCCTGGGAGGAATGCTGACTCGACAGCCCTTTGCCATTGGTGGATCTGGCAGCACCTACATCTACGGTTACGTGGATGCAGCATATAAACCAGGCATGACCCCTGAGGAGTGCAGGCGCTTCACCACAGATG CTATCACTCTGGCCATGAACCGGGATGGCTCCAGTGGAGGTGTCATCTACCTGGTCACTATCACCGCTGCTGGTGTGGATCATCGAGTAATCTTGGGGAATGAGCTGCCAAAATTCTATGACGAGTGA
- the Psmb9 gene encoding proteasome subunit beta type-9 isoform X2: MAAYQLELHGLELEEPPLVLAAANVIRNITYKYKEDLSAHLMVAGWDQREGGQVYGTLGGMLTRQPFAIGGSGSTYIYGYVDAAYKPGMTPEECRRFTTDAITLAMNRDGSSGGVIYLVTITAAGVDHRVILGNELPKFYDE, translated from the exons ATGGCCGCCTACCAGCTGGAGTTGCATGG GTTGGAACTGGAAGAACCTCCACTGGTTCTGGCTGCTGCAAATGTGATAAGGAATATCACCTACAAATATAAGGAAGACTTGTCGGCACACCTCATGGTAGCTGGCTGGGACCAACGTGAAGGGGGCCAG GTATATGGAACCCTGGGAGGAATGCTGACTCGACAGCCCTTTGCCATTGGTGGATCTGGCAGCACCTACATCTACGGTTACGTGGATGCAGCATATAAACCAGGCATGACCCCTGAGGAGTGCAGGCGCTTCACCACAGATG CTATCACTCTGGCCATGAACCGGGATGGCTCCAGTGGAGGTGTCATCTACCTGGTCACTATCACCGCTGCTGGTGTGGATCATCGAGTAATCTTGGGGAATGAGCTGCCAAAATTCTATGACGAGTGA
- the Tap1 gene encoding antigen peptide transporter 1 yields MACPKWSARCRFFRCSGASLGAWLGASLLLSADCVLLRTALPGIVSRLVPSSLLLLRTWVVGLSRWIILWLGVRGILKATVGCKGGSTRGHGWLAVLEPLAAALGLALPGLALFRELGSWGALGDVDSTRLLHWGSRLDAFVLSYVAALPAAALWHKLGSLWEASGHGDSGVAVRRLLGCLGSEVRRLPLILVLLVLSCLGEMAIPFFTGRLTDWILQDKTATTLTRNITLMSILTIASALLEFVGDGIYNSTMGRVHSHFQGKVFQAVLQQETEFFQQNQTGNITSRVTDDTSSVCESLSEELSILMWYLVRGLCLLGLMLWGSLTLTLVTLAALPLLFLLPEKLGKWCQSLGVQVRDSLADASQVAIEALSAMPTVRSFANEEGEAQKFRQKLEEMKTLNQKEALAYAFNLCTTDISGLLLKVGILYIGGQMVTTGTVSSGNLVAFVLYQIQFTGAVKVLLSTYPRVQKAIGSSEKIFEYLDRTPRCPPRGLLIPSNMESLVQFQDVSFAYPNDPDVPVLQGLTFTLYPGKVTALVGPNGSGKSTVAALLQNLYQPTMGQLLLDGEPLPQYEHRYLHRQVAAVGQEPQLFGRSIQENIAYGLIQKPTMEEIKSAAIQSGAHSFISGLPQGYDTEVGEAGGQLSGGQRQAVALARALIRKPRVLILDDATSALDANSQLRVQQLLYESPERFSRSVLLITQNLSLVEQADHILFLKGGTICEEGTHQQLMENRGCYFDMVQAPAGAPE; encoded by the exons ATGGCCTGTCCAAAGTGGTCCGCCCGCTGCAGGTTCTTCCGCTGCTCCGGAGCTTCCCTGGGAGCGTGGCTGGGGGCATCACTGCTACTTTCCGCCGACTGTGTGCTGCTCCGGACTGCGCTGCCCGGAATAGTCTCCCGGCTAGTGCCCTCTTCGCTGCTGCTGCTCCGGACCTGGGTGGTGGGCCTGAGCCGCTGGATCATACTGTGGCTGGGGGTCCGCGGGATCCTCAAGGCAACAGTTGGCTGCAAGGGCGGAAGCACAAGGGGCCACGGGTGGCTGGCAGTTTTGGAGCCATTGGCGGCGGCGCTGGGTTTGGCCTTGCCGGGACTTGCCTTGTTTCGAGAGCTGGGCTCGTGGGGAGCCCTCGGGGATGTTGATAGCACCAGACTGTTGCACTGGGGAAGTCGCCTGGATGCGTTCGTCCTCAGCTATGTAGCCGCACTGCCTGCAGCCGCACTGTGGCACAAGCTCGGGAGCCTCTGGGAGGCCAGCGGTCATGGAGACTCTGGGGTTGCAGTACGTCGACTTCTAGGCTGCCTGGGCTCAGAGGTGCGACGTCTCCCTCTGATCCTGGTCCTACTGGTTCTCTCCTGTCTTG gGGAGATGGCCATTCCATTCTTCACTGGCCGCCTCACGGACTGGATTCTACAAGATAAGACAGCTACTACTTTAACCCGAAACATCACTCTTATGTCCATTCTCACCATAGCCAG TGCACTGCTGGAGTTCGTGGGCGATGGGATCTATAACAGCACAATGGGGCGTGTACATagtcactttcagggaaaggtgTTTCAGGCTGTCTTGCAACAGGAGACGGAGTTTTTCCAGCAGAACCAAACAG GTAACATCACCTCTCGAGTAACAGATGACACATCCTCCGTGTGTGAGTCTCTGAGTGAGGAGCTGAGCATATTGATGTGGTACCTGGTGCGAGGACTGTGTCTCTTGGGGCTCATGCTCTGGGGATCACTGACCCTCACCCTGGTCACCCTGGCTGCCCTGCCTCTGCTTTTCCTTCTGCCTGAGAAGCTGGGAAAATGGTGCCAG tcactgggagtacaggtgcgGGACTCTCTGGCAGATGCCAGCCAGGTGGCCATCGAGGCCCTATCAGCTATGCCTACAGTCCGGAGCTTTGCCAATGAGGAAGGCGAGGCCCAGAAGTTTAGGCAGAAGCTGGAGGAAATGAAGACGCTCAACCAAAAGGAGGCCCTGGCTTATGCATTCAACCTGTGCACCACTGAT ATCTCAGGGCTGCTGCTGAAGGTGGGAATCCTATACATTGGTGGGCAGATGGTGACAACAGGGACTGTAAGCAGTGGGAACCTCGTTGCATTTGTTCTCTACCAGATACAGTTCACCGGTGCTGTCAAG GTGCTGCTTTCCACCTATCCCCGGGTACAGAAGGCTATAGGTtcctcagagaaaatatttgaatatctGGACCGGACTCCTCGCTGCCCACCCAGGGGTCTATTGATTCCCTCAAACATGGAGAGCCTTGTCCAGTTCCAAGATGTCTCCTTTGCCTATCCTAATGATCCAGATGTCCCAGTGCTGCAG GGGCTGACATTCACCCTATATCCTGGTAAAGTGACAGCACTAGTGGGACCCAATGGATCAGGGAAGAGCACTGTGGCTGCCCTGCTGCAGAATCTTTACCAGCCCACCATGGGCCAGCTGCTGCTGGATGGGGAGCCCCTTCCTCAATATGAACATCGCTACCTGCACAGACAG GTGGCTGCAGTGGGACAAGAACCACAGCTGTTTGGAAGAAGTATTCAAGAAAATATTGCCTATGGTCTGATCCAGAAGCCAACTATGGAGGAGATAAAAAGTGCTGCAATACAGTCTGGAGCCCATAGTTTCATTTCTGGGCTCCCTCAGGGCTATGACACAG AGGTAGGTGAGGCTGGGGGCCAGCTGTCAGGAGGTCAGCGACAGGCAGTGGCCTTGGCCCGAGCATTGATTCGGAAGCCACGTGTACTCATTCTAGATGACGCCACGAGTGCCCTGGATGCAAACAGCCAGTTACGG GTGCAGCAACTCCTGTATGAAAGCCCAGAGCGTTTCTCTCGCTCTGTACTTCTTATCACCCAGAATCTCAGCTTGGTGGAGCAGGCTGACCACATCCTCTTTCTGAAAGGAGGCACCATCTGTGAGGAGGGAACCCACCAGCAGCTCATGGAGAATAGGGGATGCTACTTCGACATGGTGCAGGCTCCTGCAGGTGCTCCAGAATGA
- the Psmb8 gene encoding proteasome subunit beta type-8, which yields MALLDVCGAPGGQRPDWVVPVAGNRHRSDPGHYSFSMRTPELALPRGMQPTEFLQSLGRDEERNVQIEMAHGTTTLAFKFQHGVIVAVDSRASAGSYIATLRVNKVIEINPYLLGTMSGCAADCQYWERLLAKECRLYYLRNGERISVSAASKLLSNMMCQYRGMGLSMGSMICGWDKKGPGLYYVDENGTRLSGHMFSTGSGNSYAYGVMDSGYRPNLSTEEAYDLGRRAIVHATHRDSYSGGVVNMYHMKEDGWVKVESTDVSDLLHQYRDASQ from the exons ATGGCGCTGCTGGACGTGTGCGGAGCCCCCGGAGGGCAGCGGCCCGACTGGGTTGTCCCCGTTGCCGGAAACAGGCATCGCTCCGACCCGGGACACTACAGTTTCTCTATGCGAACTCCGGAGCTCGCCCTCCCCCGGGGAATGCAG ccCACTGAATTCCTGCAGTCCTTGGGTAGGGATGAAGAAAGAAATGTCCAGATTGAGATGGCCCATGGCACAACCACACTGGCCTTCAAGTTCCAGCATGGAGTTATTGTAGCAGTGGATTCCCGGGCCTCGGCCGGAAGTTACATTG CCACCTTAAGGGTGAACAAGGTGATTGAGATTAATCCCTACCTGCTTGGCACCATGTCTGGCTGTGCAGCAGACTGTCAGTACTGGGAGCGCCTGTTGGCCAAGGAGTGCAG GCTGTACTACTTGCGGAATGGGGAGCGGATCTCAGTGTCAGCTGCCTCCAAACTGCTCTCCAACATGATGTGTCAGTACCGGGGTATGGGCCTCTCCATGGGCAGTATGATCTGTGGCTGGGACAAGAAG GGTCCAGGACTTTACTATGTGGATGAAAATGGGACTCGACTCTCAGGACATATGTTCTCCACGGGTAGTGGGAACAGTTATGCCTACGGGGTTATGGACAGTGGCTATCGGCCCAATCTTAGTACTGAAGAAGCCTATGACCTTGGTCGCAGGGCTATTGTTCATGCCACTCACAGAGACAGCTATTCTGGAGGCGTTGTTAATA TGTACCATATGAAGGAAGACGGTTGGGTGAAAGTGGAAAGTACAGATGTCAGTGACCTGCTGCACCAGTACCGGGATGCCAGTCAGTAA